A single window of Anaerobranca californiensis DSM 14826 DNA harbors:
- the csm3 gene encoding type III-A CRISPR-associated RAMP protein Csm3, protein MQLKGKLFIKGRILALTGLHIGGSKTDVAIGEIENSVIKTSQGIPYIPGSSLKGKIRSLLEKTKLNNIIEKNSHKENYICNCGKCNVCVIFGAGAGCSEDVKGSTRLIVRDAYLNQKTIEKMENKEGEFGNLHLTYTESKWENSINRLTSKADNPRQTERVPSGAEFDFQFIYNIMEDKDIDERFKELLLGLSLLEDDYLGGSGSRGYGKVKFIIDEISLKTIKNYLESNTTPINIAEKMDTLEIIKENENEILNKIRQALGEDENENL, encoded by the coding sequence ATGCAATTAAAAGGGAAATTGTTTATTAAAGGTAGAATTTTAGCATTAACTGGGTTGCATATTGGTGGTTCAAAAACCGATGTAGCTATTGGTGAGATAGAAAATAGTGTTATTAAAACTTCCCAAGGAATTCCTTATATTCCAGGTTCATCTTTGAAAGGTAAAATCCGTTCCCTTTTAGAAAAGACAAAATTAAATAATATAATAGAAAAAAATAGTCATAAAGAAAATTATATATGTAACTGTGGAAAGTGTAATGTATGTGTAATTTTCGGAGCAGGTGCAGGTTGTAGTGAAGATGTTAAAGGTTCAACAAGGTTAATAGTAAGAGATGCTTATTTAAATCAAAAGACAATAGAAAAGATGGAAAATAAAGAAGGGGAGTTTGGAAATTTACATTTAACTTATACAGAAAGTAAATGGGAAAACTCCATTAACAGATTAACTTCTAAAGCAGATAATCCAAGGCAAACGGAAAGGGTACCTAGTGGTGCAGAATTTGATTTTCAGTTTATATATAACATTATGGAAGATAAAGATATAGATGAAAGGTTTAAAGAACTTTTATTAGGGTTAAGTTTATTAGAAGATGATTATTTAGGTGGCAGCGGTTCAAGGGGGTATGGAAAAGTGAAATTTATAATAGATGAAATTTCACTAAAAACTATTAAAAATTATTTAGAAAGTAATACAACACCAATTAATATTGCCGAGAAAATGGACACATTAGAAATAATCAAAGAAAATGAAAATGAAATATTGAATAAAATAAGACAAGCTTTAGGAGAGGATGAAAATGAAAATCTTTAA
- the csm2 gene encoding type III-A CRISPR-associated protein Csm2 — MNKYHNYGKPNKKYNPSNRNNDEEQKKKMEEINRIHNFFKEIILILDEQMDKYDEFCNKAKEYAELLKKSKVTTSKIRKIYARIMQAKKVSDLKKLRPLLAYTAGRDNKAKYFMELLDQLIEKMTLQEDEQGKKQVENFKTFMEAIVAYRKYVGEDE; from the coding sequence ATGAACAAGTATCATAATTATGGAAAACCTAATAAGAAATATAATCCTTCAAATCGAAATAACGATGAAGAACAAAAGAAAAAAATGGAAGAAATTAATAGAATTCATAACTTTTTTAAAGAAATTATTTTAATATTAGATGAACAAATGGACAAATATGATGAGTTTTGCAATAAAGCTAAAGAATATGCTGAACTTTTAAAGAAATCCAAGGTAACTACATCAAAAATCAGAAAAATATATGCTAGGATTATGCAAGCTAAAAAGGTTTCTGATTTAAAAAAATTAAGGCCTCTTTTAGCTTACACAGCAGGACGGGATAATAAAGCAAAATATTTTATGGAACTGTTAGATCAGTTAATTGAAAAAATGACTTTACAGGAAGATGAGCAAGGGAAAAAACAGGTGGAAAATTTCAAGACATTTATGGAAGCTATAGTCGCTTATAGAAAATATGTTGGAGAAGATGAATAA
- the csm4 gene encoding type III-A CRISPR-associated RAMP protein Csm4, translated as MKIFKLFPSELTKFHLGDSNRKLKDYFSSDQLFSALYNCGMLLFNKDDSFFKELKETTFTSLFPGISIKFNEEVKDIIFLPKPLCAMEIGDKNVSRLVNHKKFKKIKFISFDLYKEMQKMWDDKEKEIKLDLSKVVIVGGTYACTLEELQHLQEKIDFNNVKLFKTRVVPKVVISRLNDTSDNFYFQDELEVNYYKARDVIIRPFFYFLCKEEVSSKFKGVVRLLADEGIGGKRSLSNGIFEEVLEGDFEEEIFNHSSGYYMNLSSIYPKKEEVVNLDCYELEERNGYIYSGRTTGIRKKTVRLIKEGSIFKDVISGRLMEMKEDVFKEHCIYLYGKGFLIPFGEVVK; from the coding sequence ATGAAAATCTTTAAACTTTTCCCTAGTGAGTTAACGAAATTTCATCTAGGGGATAGTAATAGAAAATTAAAGGATTATTTTTCATCGGATCAATTATTTTCAGCTTTATATAACTGTGGTATGTTATTATTTAATAAAGATGATAGCTTTTTTAAAGAATTGAAAGAAACAACTTTTACATCCCTTTTCCCTGGCATATCAATTAAATTTAACGAAGAAGTAAAAGATATTATTTTTCTTCCTAAACCTTTATGTGCTATGGAGATTGGAGATAAAAATGTTAGTAGATTAGTTAATCATAAAAAGTTTAAAAAAATTAAATTTATTTCTTTTGATCTATATAAAGAAATGCAAAAAATGTGGGATGATAAAGAAAAAGAAATAAAACTTGATTTATCTAAGGTAGTAATTGTTGGAGGGACATATGCTTGTACATTAGAAGAATTACAGCACTTACAGGAAAAAATTGATTTTAATAATGTAAAATTATTTAAAACAAGGGTTGTACCAAAGGTCGTTATATCTAGACTAAATGATACTTCTGATAACTTTTATTTTCAAGATGAATTAGAGGTGAACTATTACAAAGCTAGAGATGTTATTATTAGACCCTTTTTCTACTTTTTATGTAAAGAAGAAGTATCTTCAAAATTTAAAGGTGTCGTTAGATTATTAGCAGATGAAGGTATAGGGGGAAAAAGGAGTTTATCAAATGGGATTTTTGAAGAGGTATTAGAAGGAGATTTTGAAGAAGAAATCTTTAATCACAGTAGTGGATATTATATGAATTTATCAAGTATCTATCCTAAAAAAGAAGAAGTTGTAAATTTAGATTGTTATGAGCTAGAAGAAAGGAATGGATATATCTACTCTGGAAGAACGACTGGTATTAGAAAAAAGACTGTTAGGTTAATAAAGGAAGGCAGTATATTTAAAGACGTAATTTCAGGAAGGTTAATGGAAATGAAGGAAGATGTTTTTAAAGAACATTGTATTTATTTATATGGTAAAGGTTTTTTAATCCCTTTTGGGGAGGTGGTTAAATGA